From the genome of Alosa sapidissima isolate fAloSap1 chromosome 14, fAloSap1.pri, whole genome shotgun sequence, one region includes:
- the lbx2 gene encoding transcription factor LBX2 has product MTSSKDMKAGSVLQSSGEERRRGPLDQLPPPANSNKPLTPFSIEDILNKPSVKKSVASQCPPRVLEKVTGSTAARNGITTPSSPLCALEELASKTFKGLEVSLIQTAEGREHLNAFGQRQASKKRRKSRTAFTNHQIYELEKRFLYQKYLSPADRDQIAQQLGLTNAQVITWFQNRRAKLKRDLEEMKADVESLKKIPPQTLQKLVNMDDIDDPQSSSGAISPSISPSSQGHRAFPQSPSSSRGQTTDEFSEEDEEIEVDD; this is encoded by the exons ATGACCTCTAGTAAAGACATGAAGGCAGGATCTGTGTTGCAGTCCAgcggcgaggagaggagacggggtCCTTTGGACCAACTCCCACCTCCGGCAAACTCGAACAAACCTCTCACCCCCTTCAGTATTGAGGATATTTTGAACAAACCGTCTGTGAAGAAATCCGTAGCAAGTCAATGTCCACCCCGAGTCCTGGAGAAAGTGACCGGCTCGACTGCAGCTAGGAACGGTATTACCACTCCCTCTTCCCCGTTATGCGCTCTGGAGGAACTAGCCAGCAAAACATTTAAAGGTCTGGAAGTCAGCCTTATACAAACAGCAGAAG GTCGAGAGCATCTGAACGCCTTTGGACAACGACAGGCTTCCAAAAAGAGACGGAAATCTCGCACCGCTTTCACCAACCACCAAATCTACGAACTGGAGAAGCGCTTTTTGTACCAGAAATACTTGTCACCAGCCGATAGAGACCAGATAGCTCAGCAACTGGGCCTGACCAACGCACAGGTCATCACCTGGTTTCAGAATAGACGAGCGAAGCTCAAACGGGACTTGGAAGAGATGAAGGCAGACGTGGAGTCCTTAAAGAAAATCCCTCCGCAAACTCTGCAGAAACTGGTGAACATGGATGACATTGACGATCCCCAGAGTAGTTCTGGGGCCATCTCGCCCAGCATTTCCCCGTCTTCGCAAGGCCACCGAGCCTTTCCTCAGTCCCCGTCTTCATCCAGAGGCCAAACTACGGACGAATTCTCAGAAGAGGATGAAGAAATCGAGGTGGACGATTGA
- the pcgf1 gene encoding polycomb group RING finger protein 1 isoform X1, with the protein MPITVTRKHAQFPKMAEQCPMAIAMRLRNQLQTVYKLDPLRNEEEVKLKIKDLNEHIVCYLCAGYFIDATTITECLHTFCKSCIVKYLQTSKYCPMCNIKIHETQPLLNLKLDRVMQDIVYKLVPGLQESEDRRIKDFYQSRGLERVIQPCGDDISPDHGRLPYTSFDHSKAHFYRYDEQVSLCLERQSSSYSSSKDKSKLTLQQKFVRCSVRAEVRHLRKVLCRRLNVEKHQVQMLLNNESLPDHMTMKRLWLSYWFGKAQPLVLHYNIKDKRTR; encoded by the exons ATGCCCATAACAGTCACCCGGAAGCATGCACAATTCCCAAAGATGGCGGAGCAATGTCCAATGGCGATAGCTATGCGCCTAAGAAATCAACTACAGACTGTTTACAAGCTTGATCCACTAAGGAATGAG GAAGAAGTGAAATTGAAAATCAAAGACCTCAACGAGCATATTGTATGCTACCTGTGCGCTGGCTACTTCATAGATGCTACAACAATTACAGAGTGCCTACATACCT TTTGTAAAAGCTGTATTGTGAAATACCTTCAGACCAGCAAGTATTGTCCAATGTGCAACATCAAAATTCATGAAACACAGCCTTTGTTGAATCTAAAGTTGGACCGAGTAATGCAAGACATTGTCTACAAATTGGTTCCAGGATTGCAGGAAA GTGAAGACCGAAGAATAAAGGACTTTTATCAGTCACGTGGCCTTGAAAGAGTTATACAACCCTGTGGAGATG ACATATCCCCAGATCATGGACGATTACCGTACACTAGCTTTGATCATTCCAAAGCTCATTTCTACAGATATGATGAACAGGTTTCCTTATGTCTAGAGAGGCAAAG TTCGTCATATTCGTCATCAAAGGATAAAAGCAAATTAACCTTACAG CAGAAGTTTGTCCGGTGCTCAGTCAGAGCAGAGGTCAGACACCTGAGGAAAGTGTTGTGTCGTCGGCTCAATGTGGAAAAGCACCAG GTCCAGATGTTACTCAATAATGAGTCCCTTCCGGATCACATGACCATGAAACGGCTGTGGCTCTCCTACTGGTTTGGCAAG GCTCAACCCTTGGTTCTCCACTACAACATCAAGGACAAACGCACAAGATAG
- the pcgf1 gene encoding polycomb group RING finger protein 1 isoform X2, translated as MPITVTRKHAQFPKMAEQCPMAIAMRLRNQLQTVYKLDPLRNEEEVKLKIKDLNEHIVCYLCAGYFIDATTITECLHTFCKSCIVKYLQTSKYCPMCNIKIHETQPLLNLKLDRVMQDIVYKLVPGLQESEDRRIKDFYQSRGLERVIQPCGDDISPDHGRLPYTSFDHSKAHFYRYDEQVSLCLERQSSSYSSSKDKSKLTLQKFVRCSVRAEVRHLRKVLCRRLNVEKHQVQMLLNNESLPDHMTMKRLWLSYWFGKAQPLVLHYNIKDKRTR; from the exons ATGCCCATAACAGTCACCCGGAAGCATGCACAATTCCCAAAGATGGCGGAGCAATGTCCAATGGCGATAGCTATGCGCCTAAGAAATCAACTACAGACTGTTTACAAGCTTGATCCACTAAGGAATGAG GAAGAAGTGAAATTGAAAATCAAAGACCTCAACGAGCATATTGTATGCTACCTGTGCGCTGGCTACTTCATAGATGCTACAACAATTACAGAGTGCCTACATACCT TTTGTAAAAGCTGTATTGTGAAATACCTTCAGACCAGCAAGTATTGTCCAATGTGCAACATCAAAATTCATGAAACACAGCCTTTGTTGAATCTAAAGTTGGACCGAGTAATGCAAGACATTGTCTACAAATTGGTTCCAGGATTGCAGGAAA GTGAAGACCGAAGAATAAAGGACTTTTATCAGTCACGTGGCCTTGAAAGAGTTATACAACCCTGTGGAGATG ACATATCCCCAGATCATGGACGATTACCGTACACTAGCTTTGATCATTCCAAAGCTCATTTCTACAGATATGATGAACAGGTTTCCTTATGTCTAGAGAGGCAAAG TTCGTCATATTCGTCATCAAAGGATAAAAGCAAATTAACCTTACAG AAGTTTGTCCGGTGCTCAGTCAGAGCAGAGGTCAGACACCTGAGGAAAGTGTTGTGTCGTCGGCTCAATGTGGAAAAGCACCAG GTCCAGATGTTACTCAATAATGAGTCCCTTCCGGATCACATGACCATGAAACGGCTGTGGCTCTCCTACTGGTTTGGCAAG GCTCAACCCTTGGTTCTCCACTACAACATCAAGGACAAACGCACAAGATAG